A region from the SAR86 cluster bacterium genome encodes:
- a CDS encoding FkbM family methyltransferase, whose amino-acid sequence MKKNIRTLVNLFIKSFTHPFAKRNIFFTFYRIIRWQILSRIRPVLIESWVNDIKVICKKGDTGFTGNLYFGLHEYEDMIFMLHLLDKDDVFLDIGSNLGSYSLLAGGICKSKTFSLEPSPSSFNRMKKNIELNNFENVTCMNIGAGNENGSFFMTDSKGPENHLVTESDDAIKVEIKRIDDIKFESNPTFIKIDTEGTEFEVIRGGLKVLDSPEMIGLLAEINGNNLRYNHKTNEMIQFLNNLGYHAYRYDYSNKELHKMNHIKTNGNTLFIKNYMKASQKIKDYKPNQLWGKYI is encoded by the coding sequence ATGAAAAAAAATATCAGAACTTTGGTTAATCTTTTTATCAAATCATTTACCCATCCTTTTGCAAAAAGAAATATTTTTTTTACTTTTTACAGAATTATTAGATGGCAAATTTTGTCTAGAATAAGACCTGTTTTAATTGAAAGTTGGGTAAATGATATTAAAGTTATCTGTAAAAAAGGTGATACTGGATTTACGGGGAATTTATACTTTGGTTTGCATGAATACGAAGATATGATATTTATGTTGCACTTGCTTGATAAAGATGATGTTTTTTTGGATATTGGAAGCAATTTAGGTTCTTATTCTCTATTAGCAGGAGGAATTTGTAAGTCCAAGACTTTTAGTCTTGAACCTTCGCCATCTTCATTCAATAGAATGAAAAAAAATATTGAATTAAATAATTTTGAGAATGTTACTTGTATGAATATCGGTGCTGGTAATGAAAACGGTAGCTTTTTCATGACAGATTCAAAAGGCCCTGAAAATCATTTAGTTACAGAAAGCGATGATGCTATTAAGGTTGAAATCAAAAGAATTGATGATATAAAGTTTGAATCGAATCCGACATTCATTAAGATCGACACTGAAGGAACAGAATTTGAAGTTATCAGAGGTGGTTTAAAAGTCTTAGATTCACCTGAGATGATAGGTTTATTGGCAGAGATCAATGGTAATAACCTAAGGTATAATCATAAAACCAATGAAATGATTCAATTTCTTAATAATCTTGGTTACCATGCATATAGATATGATTATTCAAATAAAGAACTTCATAAAATGAATCATATAAAAACCAATGGGAACACATTATTTATAAAAAATTATATGAAAGCATCCCAAAAAATTAAAGATTATAAACCTAATCAATTATGGGGTAAGTATATATAA
- a CDS encoding FkbM family methyltransferase: MQPLTVIRVFLFSNARRVGIIIGNILFRILKPVTQFKFNNSTKLFKYRVLKRDIYLRKIPSDMSRMNEIHIGVNRIGKYTKTFPLTKSPNVLIDLGANIGSASLAIYNDFPHLELVIGIEADRNNFNVLKKNFRLFEENSIHKSQFLPIYGYFNSDSKPGFFQGSINGSEYGSKQFAKSQKESIESVPGFGPEEISNLIKENDLFILKVDVEGGENEIFSKNLSWLDRCAIIIIEIHDRYEPANLLRSSNSFIKYLATENYAIIPIDDSLICINSKFQEPK; encoded by the coding sequence ATGCAGCCATTAACAGTAATTAGGGTCTTTTTATTTTCAAATGCAAGAAGAGTTGGCATTATTATTGGTAATATACTTTTTAGAATTTTAAAACCAGTTACTCAATTTAAATTTAATAATTCAACTAAGCTTTTCAAATATAGAGTATTAAAGAGAGACATTTATCTGAGAAAAATACCTTCAGACATGTCAAGAATGAATGAAATTCACATAGGAGTTAATAGAATTGGAAAATATACCAAAACCTTTCCACTTACAAAAAGTCCAAATGTATTAATTGACCTTGGAGCTAATATAGGCTCAGCTAGCTTGGCTATTTATAATGATTTTCCTCACCTTGAATTAGTTATTGGTATCGAAGCAGATAGGAATAATTTCAATGTACTAAAAAAAAATTTTAGATTGTTTGAAGAAAATTCAATTCATAAATCACAATTTCTTCCAATCTATGGGTACTTTAATTCTGATTCAAAACCGGGATTCTTTCAAGGTTCCATTAATGGGAGTGAATATGGGAGTAAACAGTTTGCAAAATCTCAAAAAGAATCAATAGAATCTGTTCCTGGATTTGGACCAGAAGAAATAAGTAACCTCATTAAGGAAAATGATTTATTTATATTAAAGGTTGACGTAGAAGGCGGTGAAAATGAAATATTTTCAAAGAATCTTTCTTGGCTTGATAGGTGCGCAATAATAATTATTGAAATTCATGATAGATATGAGCCTGCTAATTTACTAAGATCATCAAATAGTTTCATTAAATATTTGGCAACAGAAAACTATGCAATAATCCCAATTGATGATAGTTTAATTTGTATTAATTCTAAATTTCAAGAACCAAAATAA
- a CDS encoding class I SAM-dependent methyltransferase, with the protein MKNFNITNPVFSDLENVKAINPNTIKLLHDKTRDGSFNVLIDESSGVIFLEKFNIIEDHYIESPGAAGFDSYFNQNGYFEDDLRRFEYLKGFIKNSEYILDVGSEWGGFLNLAKEASKKIEGAELNLAAVKYVENNLGVKVHKDVKFVEDKPDILTMFHVLEHIPNQIDFLKILHDKMCPGAMLVIEVPHANDFLIKNVNLPEFRDFTFWNEHLVLHTEDSLEKIISASGFKNIDISFIQRYGFQNHFGWLNDRKPGGHIKYASRYDSDLNKSYCNWHEKNKTSDTLFAIAYKKSN; encoded by the coding sequence ATGAAAAATTTTAACATAACAAATCCTGTATTTAGTGACCTTGAAAATGTTAAGGCTATTAATCCAAATACAATTAAATTACTTCATGATAAAACAAGAGATGGTAGTTTTAATGTTCTCATCGATGAATCATCTGGAGTAATTTTTCTAGAAAAATTCAATATCATTGAAGATCACTATATTGAGTCTCCTGGAGCAGCAGGTTTTGATTCCTATTTTAATCAGAATGGATATTTTGAAGATGATCTTAGAAGATTTGAATATTTAAAAGGATTTATAAAAAATTCAGAGTATATTCTGGATGTTGGTTCTGAATGGGGCGGCTTTCTTAATCTTGCTAAAGAGGCTTCAAAAAAAATAGAAGGAGCTGAATTAAATTTAGCTGCAGTTAAATATGTAGAAAACAACTTAGGCGTAAAAGTTCATAAAGACGTAAAATTCGTTGAAGATAAACCTGATATCTTAACCATGTTTCATGTTTTAGAGCATATACCGAATCAAATTGATTTTCTTAAAATCTTGCATGATAAAATGTGTCCAGGGGCTATGCTTGTTATAGAAGTTCCTCATGCAAACGATTTTTTAATTAAAAATGTTAATCTGCCTGAGTTTAGAGATTTTACATTTTGGAATGAGCATCTAGTTCTCCATACTGAAGATTCATTAGAAAAGATTATTAGTGCCTCTGGTTTCAAGAACATCGATATCTCATTTATTCAAAGATATGGATTTCAGAATCATTTTGGTTGGCTTAATGATAGAAAGCCTGGCGGACATATAAAATATGCATCGAGATATGACTCTGATTTAAATAAATCTTATTGTAATTGGCACGAAAAAAACAAAACATCAGATACCCTTTTCGCTATTGCTTATAAAAAGAGTAACTAA
- a CDS encoding nucleotidyltransferase family protein: MSSLSRISVEDLPTKDFLITEDKKIIDAIKTLNKNKKIVYVVSKDDFKLCGSITDGDIRRSLLGGFDVKSSVCEAMQATPKFLNKVTSDKECIDYINKHQVSSLPILDKKGRIVELVFKINNFENKESIDNNIERSALIMAGGMGKRLMPLTKNCPKPMLLINNKPMLEIIINNLKKYGYNKIFISVNYLANHIKDYFKDGSILDVEITYVEENKPLGTAGCLYHLRNKVNGPLLVMNGDIITSVNFEGLISFHLKQRSDATMVVRPHEVQSDFGVVSTHDLDIIGFEEKPVYVSYINTGIYMLNPGIFNYLDGSRKDMPNLFLDMKKDRLRTIAYPMHEDWKDIGNQEEYNSIKDEKF, translated from the coding sequence ATGTCATCTTTATCAAGGATCTCAGTTGAAGACTTACCAACTAAAGATTTTCTTATCACTGAAGATAAAAAAATAATTGATGCAATTAAAACCCTAAATAAAAACAAAAAAATTGTTTATGTGGTATCAAAAGATGATTTTAAACTTTGTGGATCAATAACTGATGGAGATATTAGGAGATCTCTCTTGGGTGGGTTTGATGTAAAGTCAAGTGTTTGTGAAGCAATGCAAGCAACTCCGAAATTTCTAAATAAAGTGACTTCAGATAAAGAGTGCATAGATTACATAAACAAACACCAAGTGTCTTCACTGCCGATATTAGATAAAAAAGGTAGGATAGTAGAACTAGTTTTTAAAATTAATAATTTTGAAAATAAAGAAAGCATAGACAACAATATTGAAAGGTCTGCACTAATAATGGCAGGGGGCATGGGAAAAAGACTTATGCCTTTAACCAAAAACTGTCCTAAACCAATGCTTTTAATAAATAACAAACCAATGCTTGAAATAATAATTAATAACTTAAAAAAGTATGGTTATAACAAAATATTTATTTCTGTAAATTATCTTGCGAATCACATTAAAGACTACTTCAAAGACGGGTCAATTCTTGATGTTGAAATAACGTATGTTGAAGAAAATAAACCACTTGGAACTGCAGGATGCTTATACCATCTAAGAAACAAAGTGAATGGGCCATTATTGGTTATGAATGGAGACATAATAACCTCTGTAAACTTTGAAGGATTAATTTCTTTCCATCTAAAACAAAGATCAGATGCAACGATGGTTGTGAGACCGCATGAAGTACAAAGTGATTTTGGTGTGGTTAGTACTCATGATCTAGATATTATTGGTTTTGAAGAAAAACCAGTATACGTTAGTTACATAAATACTGGAATTTATATGCTTAATCCTGGCATTTTTAATTATCTTGACGGATCAAGGAAGGATATGCCAAATTTATTTTTAGATATGAAAAAAGATCGCTTAAGGACTATTGCGTACCCAATGCATGAAGATTGGAAAGATATAGGCAATCAGGAAGAGTATAATTCAATTAAAGATGAAAAATTTTAA
- the neuC gene encoding UDP-N-acetylglucosamine 2-epimerase, translating into MRKIAIFTGNRAEYGLQFPILRAVKKHPDLEHKLLVSGAHLDKNFGKTLQEIRSDGFEIDAEIKIEMDAKTLFATAQAIGSGILEISKVLAKMKPDIMVVYADRFEGLAAVIASSQMNIPTAHIEGGDITEGGALDDSVRHAMTKLSHIHFTTNQEASNRILGLGEEEWRVHTVGFPAIDLISENNFATKDEIVSELDLDLNKPIILFTQHSVTTEFDQSVDQINPCLEGLARLSNEDIQIIITYPNNDAGGKQIIQRINEFSESSNSNIQVHRSLGRYLYHGILSLSEQGVRVACVGNSSSGLKETPAFSCPTVNIGSRQDGRLRGVNVIDCNYSSSDLQEAIKKCLFDENFRDLCRKGDNPYWMGDAGPKIAKVLAEIDLNQDLIRKKMTLKGNVKDGWFQ; encoded by the coding sequence ATGCGCAAAATAGCAATTTTTACAGGCAACAGGGCTGAATACGGACTTCAGTTTCCGATTCTTAGAGCGGTAAAAAAACATCCTGATCTCGAACATAAGTTATTGGTATCTGGAGCTCATTTGGATAAAAACTTTGGAAAAACTTTGCAAGAAATACGTTCAGATGGGTTCGAAATAGATGCTGAAATAAAAATTGAGATGGATGCAAAAACATTATTTGCAACTGCCCAAGCAATAGGATCTGGCATATTAGAAATTAGCAAGGTATTAGCAAAAATGAAACCAGATATTATGGTTGTCTATGCAGATAGATTTGAAGGGTTGGCAGCTGTTATAGCATCCTCTCAAATGAATATACCTACTGCGCACATTGAAGGTGGTGATATCACAGAGGGAGGTGCTCTTGATGATTCTGTAAGGCATGCAATGACAAAATTATCTCATATTCACTTTACAACCAACCAAGAAGCATCCAATAGAATTTTGGGTCTTGGAGAAGAGGAATGGAGAGTTCACACCGTTGGATTTCCTGCTATTGATTTAATATCTGAGAACAATTTTGCTACCAAAGATGAAATAGTTTCAGAGCTTGATCTTGATTTAAATAAACCAATTATCTTATTTACACAACACTCTGTCACTACAGAGTTTGATCAATCTGTTGATCAGATAAATCCATGCCTCGAAGGACTAGCTAGACTTTCTAATGAAGACATTCAAATTATAATTACTTATCCAAATAATGATGCTGGAGGAAAACAAATTATTCAAAGAATTAATGAATTCTCAGAATCATCTAATAGCAACATCCAAGTCCATAGATCTTTAGGAAGATATTTATACCATGGAATATTATCTTTATCTGAACAAGGTGTTAGAGTTGCCTGTGTGGGTAACTCTTCTTCTGGTTTAAAAGAAACGCCAGCCTTTTCATGCCCAACCGTAAATATTGGCTCAAGACAGGATGGAAGATTAAGGGGTGTCAATGTTATTGATTGTAATTATTCTTCATCTGATTTACAGGAAGCTATTAAAAAATGCCTTTTTGATGAAAATTTTAGGGATTTATGTCGAAAAGGAGACAATCCATACTGGATGGGAGATGCAGGACCAAAAATTGCAAAAGTCTTAGCAGAAATTGATTTGAATCAGGACCTCATCAGAAAAAAAATGACTTTGAAAGGTAATGTCAAGGATGGATGGTTTCAATAA
- a CDS encoding NAD-dependent epimerase/dehydratase family protein, translating to MKIYISGSSGFLGSNFDRHLKKKFEIKHFFAQDKSSFDLDTNDFIDECSFFIHLSEPSLKHIYDDQLCKKLKQNIENLSKVLKNKLIYFSSGSVYGDKSITPYDEDSKVFCNDPYSKLKLINEKTVLKNGGMVLRLSNVIGKGMHKKNVLGHIKKFIDNKNQDLTILNTTSIRDYIHVNDVSKFIELVILSGRTKNTIYNVGSGFGTSVHEIINTLNTKFDHKFEKIIETKKIDHLSCNILSIKKANKDFNWMPDNVFKDIIDKIYT from the coding sequence TTGAAAATCTATATATCAGGCTCATCAGGATTTCTTGGATCTAATTTTGACCGCCATTTAAAAAAAAAATTTGAGATAAAACATTTTTTTGCTCAAGATAAATCTAGCTTTGATTTAGATACAAATGATTTTATTGATGAATGTTCATTTTTTATTCATCTATCCGAACCCTCTTTAAAACATATTTACGATGATCAATTATGTAAAAAGTTAAAACAAAATATAGAAAATTTATCCAAAGTACTGAAGAATAAGTTGATATATTTTTCATCAGGATCTGTTTATGGTGACAAATCAATTACCCCTTATGATGAAGATAGTAAAGTTTTTTGTAATGACCCTTACTCAAAACTTAAGTTAATAAATGAGAAAACTGTTCTTAAAAATGGAGGTATGGTTTTAAGACTATCAAATGTTATCGGCAAAGGAATGCATAAAAAAAATGTTTTGGGGCATATAAAAAAATTTATAGACAATAAAAATCAAGATTTAACAATCTTAAATACAACTTCAATTAGAGACTACATTCATGTAAATGATGTAAGTAAATTTATAGAGTTAGTTATTCTGTCAGGGAGAACCAAGAATACTATTTATAATGTTGGATCAGGATTTGGAACATCAGTTCATGAAATAATTAATACACTAAACACAAAATTTGATCATAAATTTGAAAAGATTATAGAGACAAAAAAAATAGATCATCTTTCATGCAATATTTTATCTATAAAAAAGGCTAATAAAGATTTTAATTGGATGCCTGACAATGTATTTAAAGATATAATAGATAAAATTTACACTTAA
- a CDS encoding N-acetylneuraminate synthase family protein, translating to MTKIREVNILDRKVSINHKPLVIAELGINHNGSLEEAYKIVNAAAATGVEVIKHQTHIISDEMSAQAKKVIPGNSDKSIYKIMEDCALSEDEEFALKEYIEDKGMIFISTPFSRAAVDRLIKMKVPAFKIGSGECNNYPLLEYIASFKKPIILSTGMNTMKEVEKSIKIFEDAGIEYAVLHTTNLYPTPPRLVRLGAMQEISQKFPGIVYGLSDHTTTNHSCFGAVALGASILEKHFTDTMTREGPDIVCSMDPSALKDLIFGANLLFEERGGTKGPVKEEQVTMDFAFSTIVTIKPIKKGEKFTKENIWVKRPGNKGMKADRYNDVLGKLAVNDFTKDHHIEKEDVIW from the coding sequence ATGACAAAAATACGAGAAGTTAATATTTTAGATAGAAAAGTAAGCATAAATCATAAACCACTAGTTATTGCAGAGTTGGGAATTAACCATAATGGATCTTTAGAAGAGGCATATAAGATAGTTAATGCTGCTGCGGCTACTGGGGTCGAAGTTATCAAACATCAAACTCACATTATTTCAGATGAAATGTCCGCACAGGCAAAAAAGGTCATTCCTGGCAATAGTGATAAATCTATATATAAAATCATGGAAGATTGCGCTTTATCTGAAGATGAGGAGTTCGCATTAAAAGAATATATTGAAGATAAAGGAATGATATTTATTAGTACTCCCTTTTCAAGAGCAGCTGTAGATAGATTAATCAAAATGAAAGTGCCTGCATTTAAAATAGGCTCAGGAGAATGCAACAACTATCCTTTGTTAGAGTACATCGCAAGCTTTAAAAAACCAATAATTTTAAGCACTGGCATGAATACAATGAAGGAAGTTGAAAAATCAATAAAAATTTTTGAAGATGCAGGTATTGAGTATGCTGTTTTACATACAACAAATTTATATCCCACTCCACCAAGATTAGTAAGACTTGGAGCAATGCAAGAGATTTCTCAAAAGTTTCCTGGAATTGTTTATGGTTTATCAGACCACACAACAACAAATCATTCATGTTTTGGCGCTGTTGCACTTGGTGCATCTATTCTTGAAAAACATTTTACGGATACAATGACAAGAGAAGGACCGGATATTGTATGCTCAATGGATCCATCTGCTTTAAAAGATTTAATTTTTGGAGCCAATCTTTTATTTGAAGAAAGAGGAGGAACAAAAGGCCCAGTAAAAGAAGAGCAGGTTACAATGGATTTTGCATTTTCTACAATTGTCACAATAAAGCCCATTAAGAAAGGCGAAAAGTTTACAAAAGAAAATATTTGGGTCAAAAGACCAGGCAATAAAGGTATGAAAGCTGATAGATATAATGATGTACTTGGAAAGCTTGCAGTTAATGACTTTACAAAAGATCATCATATTGAAAAAGAAGATGTTATTTGGTGA
- a CDS encoding acylneuraminate cytidylyltransferase family protein, with protein sequence MKILCVIPARGGSKRLPKKNLEYINGQSLIERASIVVRNIDHVVDTIVTSDSKEIINHSKDLGLLAPFVRPKNLSSDEASSVDVVIHALNWYESNINEVDAILLLQPTSPFRKKSSILKAIDLLINKNCKSVISVNLTHSHPKWTFKYSNEYLETYLEDHGLNTRSQDLDPAYVVNGNIYLTYKKALIQNKSFFTDQTIPYILNNDIECLDIDTHHDLELARYYSNNKLWKQDNDKNTRS encoded by the coding sequence ATGAAAATTTTATGTGTAATTCCAGCAAGAGGCGGCTCAAAAAGATTACCAAAAAAAAATTTAGAATACATTAATGGACAATCATTAATTGAAAGAGCTTCAATCGTTGTAAGAAATATTGATCATGTGGTCGATACAATTGTAACTTCTGATTCAAAAGAAATCATAAATCATTCAAAGGATCTGGGATTGCTTGCTCCATTTGTTAGACCAAAAAATCTTTCATCTGATGAGGCTTCAAGTGTAGATGTTGTGATTCATGCATTAAATTGGTATGAATCTAATATAAATGAGGTTGATGCAATTTTATTATTACAACCCACATCCCCCTTTAGAAAAAAATCCTCAATATTGAAAGCTATTGATCTATTAATAAACAAGAATTGTAAAAGTGTAATAAGTGTTAATTTAACTCACTCTCATCCCAAATGGACATTTAAGTATTCAAATGAGTATCTTGAAACTTATCTTGAGGATCATGGTCTTAATACAAGATCACAAGACTTAGATCCTGCATATGTTGTAAATGGCAATATCTACTTAACATACAAAAAAGCATTAATTCAAAATAAATCTTTTTTTACAGATCAAACAATACCATATATTCTAAATAATGATATCGAATGTCTTGATATAGACACACATCATGATTTAGAGTTAGCTAGATATTATTCAAACAATAAATTATGGAAACAAGACAATGACAAAAATACGAGAAGTTAA
- the hisH gene encoding imidazole glycerol phosphate synthase subunit HisH, whose amino-acid sequence MKKVAVIDYGAGNQKNIFRAIKAINCEPVLASKKSDLDGIRYIIVPGMGSFSVAVRHMKRTGLFEALIEAANSNKKILGICLGLQLFFEHGDEGGKNIGLGILKGKILPLENFCDFADDYKIPVMGWYKIVWTLSEETEFSKIINKVSDKHMYFAHSYGVQPENKNIELCTLDYYDAKIIAAIKKDNIFGTQFHPEKSGEAGLEILKAFIS is encoded by the coding sequence ATGAAAAAAGTTGCTGTAATAGATTACGGAGCAGGCAATCAAAAGAATATATTTAGAGCTATTAAGGCAATAAATTGCGAGCCTGTTCTTGCCAGTAAAAAAAGTGATCTTGATGGAATAAGATATATTATTGTTCCAGGTATGGGATCTTTTTCTGTTGCAGTGAGACATATGAAGAGAACTGGTTTATTTGAGGCCCTTATTGAAGCTGCAAACAGCAATAAAAAAATTCTTGGCATTTGCTTGGGACTTCAATTATTTTTTGAACATGGAGATGAGGGTGGAAAAAACATCGGTTTAGGAATTCTTAAAGGAAAAATACTTCCGTTAGAAAATTTTTGTGATTTTGCAGATGATTATAAAATACCTGTAATGGGTTGGTATAAGATAGTATGGACATTATCTGAAGAAACAGAATTTTCAAAAATAATTAATAAGGTTTCAGATAAGCATATGTATTTTGCTCATTCATATGGTGTTCAGCCTGAGAATAAAAATATTGAATTATGTACTTTAGATTACTACGATGCAAAGATTATCGCTGCAATAAAAAAAGATAATATCTTTGGAACCCAGTTTCATCCTGAGAAAAGTGGAGAAGCGGGACTAGAAATTCTTAAGGCTTTTATATCATGA
- a CDS encoding imidazole glycerol phosphate synthase cyclase subunit has translation MSKSNIRIIPRLDIKSGKLIKGIKLEGLRIVGDPFESAIRYYKNGADELFFHDAVASLYDQNHLGDFLELITDEVFIPVTVGGGIRSVEDAVYLFKKGADKVALNTAFVRNPKLIEKLAELFGSQSVVGSIEAKCINDDRWEIVTESGRENTGIEINEWMGILQDKGVGEIFITSVDNEGTKKGFDLKLANYIKVANVPVIFCGGFNNPKNIHELVSVYNVQGIGIADYLHYKRGKISDIKSWSRQNSINVR, from the coding sequence GTGTCAAAATCTAATATTCGTATTATTCCTAGGCTTGATATAAAGTCTGGTAAATTAATTAAAGGTATAAAATTGGAAGGACTTCGTATTGTAGGTGATCCATTTGAGTCAGCAATTAGATATTATAAAAATGGTGCCGACGAGCTTTTTTTTCATGATGCTGTAGCAAGCCTATATGATCAAAATCATTTAGGTGATTTCCTAGAACTTATTACTGACGAAGTTTTTATTCCCGTTACTGTTGGAGGAGGAATAAGGTCTGTTGAAGATGCAGTTTATCTTTTCAAAAAAGGAGCTGATAAAGTTGCCTTAAATACAGCTTTTGTAAGAAACCCCAAACTTATAGAAAAACTTGCTGAACTTTTCGGAAGTCAATCTGTAGTTGGCTCAATTGAAGCAAAATGCATAAATGATGATAGATGGGAAATTGTTACTGAATCTGGAAGAGAAAATACAGGAATTGAAATTAATGAATGGATGGGAATACTACAAGATAAAGGAGTTGGAGAAATCTTTATAACTTCTGTTGATAATGAGGGAACAAAAAAGGGTTTTGACTTAAAGCTAGCAAACTACATAAAAGTTGCTAATGTACCAGTAATTTTTTGTGGCGGGTTTAATAATCCAAAGAATATTCATGAATTAGTTTCTGTTTATAACGTCCAAGGTATTGGAATTGCTGATTATCTGCATTATAAAAGAGGCAAAATAAGTGATATTAAATCTTGGTCAAGACAAAATTCAATCAATGTCCGATAA
- a CDS encoding N-acetyl sugar amidotransferase, protein MKNRNPKELYNLPEKVEYCTRCVISNQRPRISFNDDGVCSACQFADHKNTGINWDKRKKELESLCDKHRSCDGSHDVVVPGSGGKDSNYVAHMLKDQYGMTPLTVTWAPHIYTEIGRENLTSFIDSGFDNILVTPNGAVHRLMTKAAFLEMGDPFQPFIFGQYSAPFRVAIQYKIPLVFYGEDGEVEYGGSMDMSDRPSLGYKDFVNHRFSGIFPEFFAKYGIKSKDLERYSLSNDELKGLKELNIEQHFFSYYHKWVPQENFYYSLEHTGFNLNPERSEGTFTKYASLDDQLDGFHFYLAYIKFGHGRCTSDAAHEIRDGYLSREEGVALVKKYDGEFPKKYYEIFLEYAGITEQQFNDVIDSWRSDHLWEKKDNKWNLKNTVFNKD, encoded by the coding sequence ATGAAAAATAGAAACCCTAAAGAGCTTTATAATTTACCAGAAAAAGTCGAGTACTGTACAAGGTGTGTAATTTCTAATCAAAGACCTAGAATATCATTTAATGATGACGGTGTTTGCTCTGCATGCCAGTTTGCTGACCATAAAAATACTGGTATTAACTGGGATAAAAGAAAGAAAGAGCTAGAAAGCCTATGTGATAAACACAGAAGTTGTGATGGCTCTCATGATGTGGTAGTTCCAGGCAGTGGAGGTAAGGATAGTAATTATGTTGCACACATGCTTAAAGATCAATATGGCATGACACCTTTAACTGTAACCTGGGCCCCACATATTTATACAGAAATTGGAAGAGAAAACCTAACATCTTTTATAGATTCTGGTTTTGATAATATTTTGGTGACGCCAAATGGAGCTGTTCACAGATTGATGACCAAAGCAGCATTTTTGGAAATGGGAGATCCATTCCAGCCATTTATTTTTGGTCAGTATTCAGCACCTTTCAGAGTTGCCATTCAATATAAAATTCCATTAGTATTTTATGGAGAGGACGGCGAGGTTGAGTATGGTGGCTCAATGGATATGTCAGATAGGCCAAGCCTTGGTTACAAAGACTTTGTTAATCATAGATTCTCAGGAATTTTTCCAGAATTTTTTGCGAAGTACGGTATTAAGTCAAAAGATCTTGAAAGATATTCTTTATCTAATGATGAGCTTAAAGGTTTAAAAGAACTTAACATCGAGCAACATTTTTTTAGCTACTATCATAAGTGGGTCCCTCAAGAAAATTTTTATTACTCATTAGAACATACAGGCTTTAATTTAAACCCTGAAAGAAGCGAAGGCACTTTTACAAAATACGCCAGCCTGGATGACCAATTGGATGGCTTTCATTTTTATCTTGCCTACATTAAGTTCGGTCATGGGAGGTGCACCTCTGATGCTGCTCATGAAATCAGGGATGGTTATTTAAGTAGGGAAGAGGGCGTTGCTTTAGTTAAAAAATATGATGGCGAATTCCCTAAAAAATATTATGAGATATTTTTAGAATATGCCGGAATAACAGAACAGCAGTTTAATGATGTTATAGATTCATGGAGGAGTGATCATCTTTGGGAAAAGAAAGATAACAAATGGAATCTTAAGAATACTGTATTTAATAAAGATTAA